From a region of the Helicobacter hepaticus ATCC 51449 genome:
- a CDS encoding MFS transporter, which yields MQEIPKNRFEEKIYILTHRPRFMFALFSSTSMTVFGSMIIATSIPAIEKHFADIPHIQTLSKLILTLPALFIMLFSPLGGILIDKFGRLKFLISSMILWSISGMLGAVWENIYWILFSRALFGIATAFVMTTASTLVADYYVGEERSKALGIQGFATACSSAIFMCIGGILAHFDWHYPFFVYGLGIFLSIFVASTLFEPRTSKIKRILEETHKDFHITSILPCYFFGFIIMVAYYTSPTQIPHFIVENLGKSEIIVGFCISASAFAYGVSSLFYPRIRQFLSVKDIYVVGFLFMGSGFALIFILHNIYAVVLGLLLVGTGGGAMIVNNSSLLLSKVPKGHIAKAIGILSATACFGQFVSPLFSQPIVHRYGIVHLFLVVALLLFIMAVFALCKPK from the coding sequence ATGCAAGAAATACCTAAAAATCGTTTTGAAGAAAAAATCTATATTTTAACTCATCGTCCACGCTTTATGTTTGCACTCTTTTCTAGCACCTCTATGACCGTGTTTGGAAGTATGATTATTGCCACTTCGATACCTGCTATTGAGAAGCATTTTGCAGATATTCCACATATACAAACGCTTTCAAAGCTTATTTTGACACTTCCTGCACTTTTTATTATGTTATTTTCACCATTAGGTGGAATTCTTATTGATAAGTTTGGACGTTTAAAGTTCCTTATTAGTTCTATGATTCTATGGAGTATAAGTGGTATGCTTGGGGCTGTATGGGAAAATATCTATTGGATTCTTTTTTCTCGTGCACTTTTTGGTATTGCAACAGCATTTGTTATGACAACTGCAAGCACATTAGTGGCAGATTATTATGTGGGGGAAGAGCGTTCAAAGGCTTTGGGTATACAAGGTTTTGCAACAGCGTGTAGCAGTGCAATTTTTATGTGTATTGGCGGTATTTTGGCACATTTTGATTGGCATTATCCTTTTTTCGTATATGGGCTTGGTATCTTTTTGAGTATATTCGTTGCGAGCACACTTTTTGAACCTCGCACAAGTAAGATTAAGAGAATCTTAGAAGAAACGCATAAAGATTTCCATATCACATCAATTTTGCCCTGTTATTTTTTTGGTTTTATTATTATGGTTGCCTATTATACTTCACCTACGCAGATTCCACATTTTATTGTAGAAAATTTAGGTAAAAGTGAAATCATAGTTGGCTTTTGTATCTCAGCTTCAGCTTTTGCGTATGGTGTATCATCTCTTTTTTATCCAAGAATTCGGCAATTTTTATCCGTAAAAGATATTTATGTTGTTGGATTTTTGTTTATGGGGAGCGGATTTGCCCTTATTTTCATATTGCACAATATTTATGCGGTTGTATTGGGATTACTTCTTGTGGGCACTGGTGGAGGCGCAATGATTGTGAATAATTCATCTTTATTGCTTAGTAAAGTGCCTAAAGGACACATAGCAAAAGCAATTGGAATCTTAAGTGCTACCGCGTGTTTTGGGCAGTTTGTCTCGCCATTATTTTCCCAGCCTATTGTGCATAGATATGGAATCGTTCATCTTTTTTTGGTTGTAGCATTACTCCTTTTTATTATGGCTGTATTTGCTTTATGCAAACCAAAATAA
- a CDS encoding prepilin-type N-terminal cleavage/methylation domain-containing protein, producing MHKILHYFRSTQRAFSLFEVVVSIVILGVIGIICSSMLLHMSKNLTYTRSLNDPNAHIILAKIENLLQYAIIESLIGDGGVPLSVASSSLMFAAIDEQSLLGGGYKNAPSPMQGDTLLPLVSINIQSHHDTSLYFTTLRGWQLQQQLYLVTQPKEIFTPYTITRIHTQTLVLDKAPQHTPYLALPIQSHSIELRDNILWLDKAPLAFDVLSFSIKPLSFSQGIFIELHLCVATSLKEHCESGGVWLDEIVENML from the coding sequence ATGCACAAAATATTGCATTATTTTCGTTCTACACAACGGGCTTTTTCGCTTTTTGAGGTAGTAGTGAGCATTGTTATTTTGGGCGTGATTGGTATAATATGCAGTTCTATGCTATTGCATATGAGCAAAAATCTCACCTATACTCGTAGTTTGAATGACCCAAATGCGCATATAATCCTCGCAAAAATTGAGAATCTACTACAATATGCGATTATAGAATCTCTCATTGGAGATGGCGGAGTGCCACTTAGCGTAGCAAGTTCATCTCTTATGTTTGCAGCCATTGATGAGCAATCTCTTCTTGGGGGTGGATACAAAAATGCTCCATCACCTATGCAAGGAGATACGCTCCTGCCTCTAGTGTCTATAAATATACAATCTCATCACGATACTTCTTTATACTTTACAACCTTGAGAGGATGGCAGCTCCAGCAGCAACTCTATCTTGTTACACAGCCTAAAGAAATATTCACTCCCTATACTATTACACGCATTCACACACAAACTCTTGTGCTTGATAAAGCACCACAGCATACCCCTTATCTTGCCTTGCCAATACAATCGCACTCTATTGAACTGCGAGATAATATATTGTGGCTTGATAAAGCACCTCTTGCTTTTGATGTGCTTTCTTTTAGTATTAAACCACTATCTTTTTCTCAAGGCATTTTTATTGAATTACATCTTTGTGTTGCGACATCATTAAAAGAGCATTGTGAAAGCGGGGGTGTGTGGCTTGATGAAATTGTAGAGAATATGTTGTGA